A region from the Streptomyces sp. 3214.6 genome encodes:
- a CDS encoding alkaline phosphatase PhoX, with protein sequence MSLTRRDFARKSAVTGAGVALAGSVSALATAPNALASSDVDSAADTADAAQESAAGHHGVGYGPLLPDPDGLLALPAGFKYRVITYSGRTTLESGESTPSNHDGTAAFCGPRGATLLVNNHELKGPRANWKYPVPLTEGLVYDPAASGGCTVVEVRPGGHVAEWVGIAGTSTNCAGGSTPWDTWLTCEETEDKAGQNGMTKDHGYVFEVDPEDRRANRGPKPIKALGRYAHEAVVIDPKRGHAYLTEDASGPNGLLYRWTPPAGFHHGRGKLRTLADDAGVLEAFKCFDSGGKFIDDLSRATKIGTVYGVDWVVVPDRDARTTSVRKQFTEGQVTRARKLEGMWWGDGGTYIVSSYARDESPVQHDGAVWFYDPKRRTLTLKVLLGVNPDPSVDGAFDGPDNITVSPYGGLVIAEDGEGVQHLFGATDSGRTYPIARNELNIGTAEKPEYSEFTGVTFSPDGHTLYANIQTPGIMLAITGPWKRQKRG encoded by the coding sequence ATGTCGCTCACCCGCAGGGACTTCGCCAGAAAATCCGCGGTCACCGGTGCCGGGGTCGCGCTGGCGGGCAGCGTCAGCGCCCTCGCCACCGCGCCGAACGCCCTCGCGTCCTCGGACGTCGACTCCGCGGCAGACACGGCGGACGCGGCGCAGGAGTCGGCGGCCGGACACCACGGGGTCGGCTACGGGCCTCTGCTCCCCGACCCCGACGGCCTCCTCGCGCTGCCTGCCGGGTTCAAGTACCGCGTCATCACCTACAGCGGCAGGACCACGCTGGAGTCGGGCGAGAGCACCCCGTCCAACCACGACGGCACCGCCGCCTTCTGCGGACCGCGCGGCGCGACCCTCCTCGTCAACAACCACGAGCTCAAGGGCCCGCGGGCCAACTGGAAGTACCCGGTCCCGCTCACCGAAGGCCTCGTCTACGACCCGGCGGCCTCCGGCGGCTGCACGGTCGTCGAGGTACGCCCCGGCGGCCACGTCGCCGAGTGGGTCGGCATCGCCGGCACCTCCACCAACTGCGCGGGCGGCAGCACCCCTTGGGACACCTGGCTCACCTGCGAGGAGACCGAGGACAAGGCCGGCCAGAACGGCATGACCAAGGACCACGGCTACGTCTTCGAGGTCGACCCCGAGGACCGCCGCGCCAACCGCGGCCCGAAGCCGATCAAGGCGCTCGGCCGGTACGCCCACGAGGCCGTCGTCATTGACCCCAAGCGCGGCCACGCCTACCTCACCGAGGACGCCTCCGGCCCCAACGGCCTGCTCTACCGCTGGACCCCGCCGGCCGGCTTCCACCACGGCCGCGGCAAGCTGCGCACCCTCGCCGACGACGCCGGCGTCCTCGAGGCCTTCAAGTGCTTCGACTCCGGCGGCAAGTTCATCGACGACCTCTCCCGCGCCACGAAGATCGGCACGGTGTACGGCGTTGACTGGGTCGTCGTCCCCGACCGCGACGCGAGGACGACATCCGTCCGCAAGCAGTTCACCGAAGGACAGGTAACCCGCGCCCGCAAGCTGGAGGGTATGTGGTGGGGCGACGGCGGCACCTACATCGTCTCCTCGTACGCCCGTGACGAGAGCCCCGTGCAGCACGACGGCGCCGTCTGGTTCTACGACCCCAAGCGTCGCACGCTGACCCTGAAGGTCCTGCTCGGTGTGAACCCCGACCCGTCCGTCGACGGCGCCTTCGACGGCCCCGACAACATCACCGTCTCCCCGTACGGCGGGCTCGTCATCGCCGAGGACGGCGAGGGCGTCCAGCACCTGTTCGGCGCCACCGACAGCGGCCGTACCTACCCCATCGCCCGCAACGAGCTCAACATCGGCACCGCGGAGAAGCCGGAATACAGCGAGTTCACCGGCGTCACCTTCTCCCCCGACGGCCACACCCTGTACGCCAACATCCAGACCCCGGGCATCATGCTGGCCATCACCGGACCCTGGAAGCGGCAGAAGCGCGGCTGA
- a CDS encoding MFS transporter: MSTPSPLPSSTPSSTPSSTPSSTTGTSPSGPSAPPGAPGSDVRLRAVLLVVVTAYLMVGVDSTVVNVALPAMQRDLGFSPTGLSWVLNAYTLAFGGLLLLGGRVGDLLGRRRTLTLGVLLFTGSSLLAGLAGDSGWLLAARALQGVGAALTAPSTLALITTNFPEGPRRHHALGVYSSMAGIGASVGLILGGTLTAWASWRWALLINVPIGLAVALALPRFVTETPRHAGRFDAAGALTGTAGTTSLVYAFIRVSEEGWSDTLALLGFTGAAALLAGFALIEARAEQPIMPLRLFADRDRAGAYVGVLLLPAGMFGAFYFLTLISQQVLHYSPLRAGFAFLPMTVVMFSTVRFVPRLLARFGAKPLILTGMTLLAGAAAWLWRVGPDDAYATGLLGPLLLLGVGVGLALMPLNATILAKIRPQEVGAASGLLQTLQWLGGTLGLSVLVTVYGTATRRASGTPAEILTHGAAHAFGAAALIALTALLTAVFAIRGRPKAAA, translated from the coding sequence ATGTCCACGCCGTCCCCCTTACCTTCGTCGACACCTTCGTCCACGCCTTCGTCCACGCCTTCGTCCACGACAGGCACATCCCCCTCCGGGCCGTCCGCTCCGCCCGGGGCACCCGGCTCCGACGTCCGGCTGCGCGCCGTCCTGCTGGTCGTCGTCACCGCCTATCTGATGGTCGGAGTCGACTCCACCGTCGTCAACGTCGCCCTGCCCGCCATGCAGCGCGACCTCGGCTTCTCCCCCACCGGACTGTCCTGGGTGCTGAACGCCTACACGCTCGCCTTCGGCGGGCTGCTGCTGCTCGGCGGACGCGTCGGCGACCTGCTCGGCCGCCGCCGCACACTCACCCTCGGCGTCCTGCTGTTCACCGGTTCCTCGCTGCTCGCCGGGCTGGCCGGCGACAGCGGCTGGCTGCTCGCCGCCCGCGCCCTCCAGGGCGTCGGCGCCGCCCTCACCGCCCCCAGCACCCTCGCCCTGATCACCACCAACTTCCCCGAGGGCCCCCGCCGCCACCACGCCCTCGGCGTCTACTCCTCCATGGCCGGCATCGGCGCCTCCGTCGGCCTGATCCTGGGCGGGACGCTCACCGCCTGGGCGTCCTGGCGCTGGGCCCTGCTGATCAACGTGCCCATCGGCCTCGCGGTCGCCCTCGCCCTGCCTCGCTTTGTCACCGAGACCCCGCGCCACGCGGGCCGGTTCGACGCGGCCGGCGCCCTGACCGGGACCGCCGGGACGACCTCACTGGTGTACGCGTTCATCCGGGTCTCGGAAGAGGGGTGGAGCGACACCCTGGCACTGCTCGGCTTCACCGGCGCCGCCGCGCTGCTGGCCGGCTTCGCCCTGATCGAGGCCCGCGCCGAGCAGCCGATCATGCCGCTCAGGCTCTTCGCCGACCGCGACCGGGCCGGCGCCTACGTCGGCGTCCTGCTGCTGCCCGCGGGCATGTTCGGTGCCTTCTACTTCCTCACCCTCATCAGCCAACAGGTCCTGCACTACAGCCCGTTGCGCGCGGGCTTCGCCTTCCTGCCGATGACGGTCGTGATGTTCTCGACCGTACGGTTCGTGCCGCGCCTGCTGGCCCGCTTCGGCGCCAAGCCGCTGATCCTGACCGGCATGACCCTGCTCGCCGGCGCGGCCGCCTGGCTGTGGCGGGTCGGCCCCGACGACGCCTATGCGACCGGGCTTCTCGGCCCGCTGCTGCTGTTGGGCGTCGGCGTCGGCCTGGCCCTGATGCCGCTGAACGCCACGATCCTGGCGAAGATCCGCCCTCAGGAGGTGGGCGCCGCGTCCGGCCTGCTGCAGACTCTGCAGTGGCTCGGCGGCACGCTCGGCCTGTCGGTTCTGGTCACGGTGTACGGCACGGCCACCCGGCGCGCGTCGGGCACCCCGGCCGAGATCCTCACCCATGGCGCGGCCCACGCGTTCGGCGCGGCCGCCCTGATCGCGTTGACGGCACTGCTGACGGCGGTCTTCGCGATCAGAGGGCGGCCGAAGGCCGCCGCATAG
- a CDS encoding ArsR/SmtB family transcription factor, with product MLDVTVIEDPEAAAVSLDPIRARLLAELAAGPASAAMLAGKVGLPRQKVNYHLKALERHGLVELAGERRKGNVTERLMRATAASYVISPLALAAVQPDPDRFRDQLSARWLLALGARLVRDVGSLITGAAKARKRLATYALDGEVRFASAAERAAFIEELTAGVSALIRRYDAPDAEGGRDHRIVVAVHPTLKDQQPTRPTSQEIDQ from the coding sequence ATGCTGGACGTCACCGTGATCGAGGACCCCGAGGCCGCAGCCGTTTCCCTGGACCCCATACGGGCCAGGCTGCTCGCCGAACTCGCGGCCGGACCCGCGTCGGCCGCGATGTTGGCCGGCAAGGTCGGACTGCCCCGGCAGAAGGTGAACTACCACCTCAAGGCACTGGAGCGGCACGGCCTGGTCGAGCTGGCCGGCGAGCGCCGCAAGGGCAACGTCACCGAGCGGCTGATGCGGGCCACCGCCGCGTCGTATGTGATCTCGCCGCTCGCACTCGCCGCCGTGCAGCCGGATCCCGACCGCTTCCGGGACCAGCTGTCCGCGCGCTGGCTGCTCGCGCTCGGCGCCCGGCTGGTGCGGGACGTCGGCTCGCTGATCACCGGTGCCGCGAAGGCCCGCAAGCGGCTCGCCACCTACGCGCTGGACGGCGAGGTGCGCTTCGCCTCGGCGGCCGAACGAGCCGCGTTCATCGAGGAGTTGACGGCCGGGGTGAGCGCGCTGATCCGCAGGTACGACGCGCCCGACGCGGAGGGCGGCCGGGACCACCGGATCGTCGTCGCCGTGCATCCCACGCTCAAGGACCAGCAGCCCACTCGGCCCACCAGCCAGGAAATCGACCAGTAG
- a CDS encoding TerD family protein: protein MTPGSNIPLSVARVTVDVAAPVRLDVSGLLLTADGKVRSDDDFIFYNQPHGPGVTYRSGGGTAPDAIIVDTAALPPGIEKIVVTASPDAAGQTFQGVEPTATIRSADDDHVLATFTPPQLGSETALVVVEIYLRGGAWKARAVGQGYANGLAGIATDFGVTVEEPAPAAAPAQPVTPPPPPMQAPVTPPAPPMDPRLTAPAPPAAPPAPPAAAPGTGKINLDKGRVSLQKNQTVSLMKGGRPLLSQVKMGLGWEPAFRGKDIDLDASVIAYGPQRNHIDSCYFGKLSILNGAIKHSGDNLTGEGGGDDEVIVVDLGRLPQEVSGLVFTVNSFSGQKFTEVAKAYCRLLDASTGEELVRFDLTGAEPQTGVLMAKLIRQFSGEWEMTAMGDFVKARTVRNMVKPGAQAL from the coding sequence ATGACCCCCGGCTCGAACATCCCTCTCTCCGTCGCCCGCGTGACGGTGGACGTCGCCGCCCCGGTGCGACTCGACGTTTCGGGCCTGCTGCTCACCGCAGACGGCAAGGTGCGCTCGGACGACGACTTCATCTTCTACAACCAGCCCCACGGCCCGGGCGTGACATACCGCTCCGGCGGGGGCACGGCGCCCGACGCGATCATCGTCGACACGGCCGCGCTCCCGCCCGGCATCGAGAAGATCGTCGTCACCGCGAGCCCGGACGCCGCGGGCCAGACGTTCCAGGGCGTCGAGCCGACGGCGACGATCCGCAGCGCGGACGACGACCATGTGCTGGCCACGTTCACGCCCCCGCAGCTCGGCAGCGAGACGGCGCTGGTCGTCGTGGAGATCTATCTGCGCGGCGGCGCCTGGAAGGCCCGCGCGGTCGGCCAGGGGTACGCCAACGGTCTGGCCGGCATCGCCACCGACTTCGGAGTCACGGTGGAGGAGCCGGCGCCGGCCGCCGCCCCGGCCCAGCCGGTCACCCCGCCCCCGCCGCCGATGCAGGCCCCGGTCACGCCGCCGGCCCCGCCCATGGACCCGAGGCTCACCGCCCCCGCCCCGCCGGCCGCTCCCCCGGCCCCGCCCGCCGCGGCCCCGGGCACCGGGAAGATCAACCTCGACAAGGGCCGCGTCAGCCTGCAGAAGAACCAGACCGTGTCCCTCATGAAGGGCGGCCGTCCGCTGCTCTCGCAGGTCAAGATGGGTCTGGGCTGGGAGCCCGCGTTCCGCGGCAAGGACATCGACCTGGACGCCTCGGTCATCGCCTACGGCCCCCAGCGCAACCACATCGACAGCTGCTACTTCGGCAAGCTCTCCATCCTGAACGGCGCGATCAAGCACTCCGGCGACAACCTCACCGGCGAGGGCGGCGGTGACGACGAGGTGATCGTCGTCGACCTCGGGCGCCTCCCCCAGGAGGTGTCCGGTCTGGTCTTCACGGTGAACTCCTTCTCCGGCCAGAAGTTCACCGAGGTCGCCAAGGCGTACTGCCGGCTGCTGGACGCCTCGACCGGCGAGGAGCTCGTCCGCTTCGACCTCACCGGCGCCGAACCGCAGACGGGCGTGCTGATGGCCAAGCTGATCCGGCAGTTCTCCGGCGAGTGGGAGATGACGGCCATGGGCGACTTCGTCAAGGCCCGCACCGTACGGAACATGGTGAAGCCGGGCGCCCAGGCCCTGTAG
- the dapA gene encoding 4-hydroxy-tetrahydrodipicolinate synthase yields the protein MATISSAPPPFGRALCAMITPFTGSGALDLDGAQGLADRLVSAGCDGLVLSGTTGESPTTSDTEKADLVAAVREAVGERASIVAGVGTFDTRHTAHLATAAEKAGADGVLVVSPYYSRPPQDALEAHFREVADASGLPVMLYDIPGRTGTRIEPVTLLRLAEHPRIVAVKDCSYDFLGAQKVLSRTELAYYAGCDEHNLALYAVGAAGYVSTVANVVPAQLRAVLDAFDAGDTAEAALLQQRATELVELMMASGLPGTVTAKGLLAELGLPAGPVRAPLRPADRETVDGLRAAYERLVG from the coding sequence ATGGCGACCATCTCCTCCGCTCCCCCTCCCTTCGGCCGCGCACTCTGCGCGATGATCACTCCCTTCACCGGCTCCGGCGCGCTCGATCTCGACGGGGCGCAGGGGCTCGCCGACCGGCTGGTGTCGGCCGGCTGCGACGGCCTGGTGCTCTCCGGGACGACGGGCGAGTCGCCGACCACCTCCGACACCGAGAAGGCGGACCTGGTGGCGGCGGTGCGGGAGGCGGTGGGCGAGCGGGCGTCGATCGTGGCGGGGGTGGGGACCTTCGACACCCGCCACACCGCCCACCTCGCGACGGCCGCCGAGAAGGCCGGCGCGGACGGGGTCCTCGTCGTCAGCCCGTACTACAGCAGACCCCCGCAGGACGCCCTGGAGGCGCACTTCCGGGAGGTCGCGGACGCGTCCGGGCTGCCGGTCATGCTCTACGACATCCCCGGCCGCACCGGCACCCGGATCGAACCCGTCACCCTGCTCCGACTCGCCGAGCACCCCCGGATCGTCGCGGTCAAGGACTGCTCCTACGACTTCCTCGGCGCGCAAAAGGTGCTCTCCCGAACCGAGTTGGCGTACTACGCGGGCTGCGACGAGCACAATCTCGCGCTCTACGCGGTCGGCGCGGCGGGCTACGTCAGCACGGTCGCCAACGTGGTTCCCGCCCAACTCCGCGCCGTCCTGGACGCGTTCGACGCGGGCGATACCGCCGAGGCGGCCCTGCTCCAGCAACGGGCCACGGAACTGGTGGAGTTGATGATGGCATCCGGTCTGCCCGGCACGGTCACCGCCAAGGGGCTGCTCGCCGAGCTCGGGTTGCCGGCCGGTCCCGTGCGGGCGCCGCTCCGGCCCGCCGACCGGGAGACGGTCGACGGGCTGCGCGCGGCCTACGAACGGCTGGTGGGCTGA
- a CDS encoding TetR/AcrR family transcriptional regulator codes for MTQGRPMRADARRNYERLLKVAAEAFAEHGEGASLDDIAKRAGVGSGTLYRHFPTRQALLEAAYIDRIEALAVRADELAGELPPGEALVEWINELCVGTIQVRGMKALLGSAVTDGSAAAVTACGTHMKDAAARLVEAAQREGTLRADIEPIDVLRLAHGVATASELAKGDSSAIRRYVSLLTEGLRPAR; via the coding sequence ATGACGCAAGGAAGACCCATGCGCGCGGACGCTCGCCGCAACTACGAGCGCCTGCTGAAGGTGGCGGCGGAGGCCTTCGCCGAGCATGGGGAGGGCGCCTCCCTCGACGACATCGCCAAGCGGGCGGGCGTCGGATCCGGCACGTTGTACCGGCACTTCCCGACCCGCCAGGCGCTGTTGGAGGCGGCCTACATCGACCGGATCGAGGCGCTGGCCGTGCGGGCCGACGAACTCGCCGGGGAACTCCCCCCGGGCGAGGCGCTGGTGGAGTGGATCAACGAGCTGTGCGTCGGCACGATCCAGGTCCGCGGCATGAAGGCCCTGCTGGGTTCCGCCGTCACGGACGGCAGCGCGGCCGCGGTCACCGCCTGCGGCACGCACATGAAGGACGCGGCGGCCCGGCTGGTGGAGGCGGCGCAGCGGGAGGGGACGCTGCGGGCGGACATCGAGCCGATCGACGTACTGCGCCTCGCGCACGGGGTGGCGACGGCGTCGGAGCTGGCGAAGGGGGACAGCAGCGCCATCCGCCGCTATGTGTCGCTGCTGACGGAGGGTCTGCGACCCGCGCGGTGA
- a CDS encoding endonuclease/exonuclease/phosphatase family protein produces MPSKKSARLAALTVAAVCSAASTVALTLPAHADTVAIHDIQGTTRISPYAGKAVTGVAGIVTGVRTYGSSKGFWIQDPNPDADPATSEGVFVFTGSTPKVAVGDSVTVTGTVSEFVPGGTSTGNQSITEITKPTVTVLSSGNAVPAATAVNAKSVPAAYAPAGDTAASNSINGLTLRPATYALDYYESLEGMNVQVADARVVTATDPYTELWVTVKPRENTTRRGGTLYGSYTSQNTGRLQIQSLGATADFPVANVGDTLTGVTAGPLDYNQFGGYTVVANQLGTLKSGGLQRETTQKQKRGELAVATYNVENLDPSDATFAAHASAIVNNLKSPDIVSLEEIQDNNGAKDDGTVAADVTVNKLIDAIVAAGGPTYDWRSIDPVNDQDGGEPGGNIRQVFLFNPERVSFTDRSGGDSTTAVGVTKVHGKAQLTASPGRIDPGNEAWKSSRKPLAGEFVFRGKTVFVIANHLNSKGGDQGLTSQYQPVVRSSETQRHAQATLVNAFAKSILDVQKNADVIALGDMNDFEFSDTAKILEGDGELWSAIKSLPKSERYTYDYQGNQQVLDQILVSPSIRRGCDFAYDSVHINSEFHDQISDHDPQVLRFEP; encoded by the coding sequence TTGCCGAGCAAGAAGTCCGCGCGTCTCGCCGCGCTCACCGTCGCCGCCGTCTGTTCCGCGGCCTCCACCGTCGCCCTCACCCTGCCCGCGCACGCGGACACGGTGGCCATTCACGACATCCAGGGCACGACCCGGATATCGCCGTACGCCGGCAAGGCGGTCACGGGTGTGGCCGGAATCGTCACCGGCGTACGCACCTACGGCTCGTCCAAAGGTTTCTGGATCCAGGATCCGAACCCGGACGCCGACCCGGCCACCAGTGAGGGCGTCTTCGTCTTCACCGGCTCCACCCCGAAGGTCGCCGTCGGCGACTCCGTCACGGTCACCGGCACGGTGTCGGAGTTCGTCCCCGGGGGCACCTCCACCGGCAACCAGTCGATCACCGAGATCACCAAGCCGACGGTGACGGTCCTCTCCAGCGGCAACGCCGTTCCGGCCGCGACCGCCGTGAACGCGAAGTCGGTCCCGGCCGCGTACGCCCCGGCCGGCGACACCGCGGCGAGCAACTCGATCAACGGCCTGACCCTGCGGCCCGCCACATACGCCCTGGACTACTACGAGTCCCTGGAGGGCATGAACGTCCAGGTCGCCGACGCGCGCGTGGTCACCGCCACCGACCCCTACACCGAGCTGTGGGTCACGGTGAAGCCGCGGGAGAACACCACCCGCCGCGGGGGCACGCTGTACGGCTCCTACACCTCGCAGAACACCGGCCGGCTGCAGATCCAGTCGCTGGGCGCGACGGCCGACTTCCCCGTCGCGAACGTCGGCGACACCCTCACGGGTGTCACGGCCGGCCCGCTGGACTACAACCAGTTCGGCGGCTACACGGTCGTGGCCAACCAGCTCGGCACGCTGAAGAGCGGCGGTCTGCAGCGGGAGACGACGCAGAAGCAGAAGAGGGGCGAGCTGGCGGTCGCGACGTACAACGTCGAGAACCTCGACCCGTCCGACGCCACTTTCGCGGCGCACGCCTCCGCGATCGTGAACAACCTGAAGTCGCCCGACATCGTGTCCCTGGAGGAGATCCAGGACAACAACGGCGCGAAGGACGACGGCACGGTCGCCGCCGACGTGACGGTGAACAAGCTGATCGACGCGATCGTGGCGGCCGGCGGCCCGACGTACGACTGGCGCTCGATCGACCCGGTCAACGACCAGGACGGCGGCGAGCCTGGCGGCAACATCCGTCAGGTGTTCCTGTTCAACCCGGAGCGGGTCTCCTTCACCGACCGCTCGGGCGGCGACTCCACCACTGCGGTGGGCGTCACGAAGGTGCACGGCAAGGCGCAGCTGACGGCCTCCCCGGGCCGGATCGACCCCGGGAACGAGGCCTGGAAGTCCAGCCGCAAGCCGCTGGCCGGCGAGTTCGTCTTCCGCGGGAAGACGGTCTTCGTGATCGCCAACCACCTCAACTCCAAGGGCGGCGACCAGGGTCTGACCTCGCAGTACCAGCCGGTGGTGCGCAGTTCGGAGACCCAGCGCCACGCGCAGGCGACGCTGGTCAACGCGTTCGCCAAGAGCATCCTCGACGTCCAGAAGAACGCGGACGTCATCGCGCTCGGCGACATGAACGACTTCGAGTTCTCCGACACCGCGAAGATCCTCGAAGGCGACGGCGAGCTGTGGTCGGCGATCAAGTCGCTGCCGAAGAGCGAGCGTTACACCTACGACTACCAGGGCAACCAGCAGGTCCTGGACCAGATCCTGGTGAGCCCCTCGATCCGGCGCGGCTGCGACTTCGCGTACGACAGCGTGCACATCAACTCGGAGTTCCACGACCAGATCAGCGACCACGACCCGCAGGTGCTGCGCTTCGAGCCGTAA
- a CDS encoding zinc-dependent alcohol dehydrogenase family protein, with translation MKAAVIESVGRAVVTEVPDPTPGPREVVVEVAACGLCGTDLHILGGEFAPKLPIVPGHEFAGTVVGVGAQVTEVAVGDRVAVDPSLYCHECRYCRTGHNNLCERWAAIGVTTAGGAAQYAVAPVANCVRLPEHVRTQDAALVEPLSCAVRGYDVLRARLGAHVLIYGSGTMGLMMLELAKRTGAAGVDVVDVNPARLETARRLGVSGAAASPDELERPQGWDLVVDATGNAAAIQDGLDRVAKAGTFLQFGVADYATRVTIDPYRIYNQEITVTGSMAVLHSFERAAELFANGVLDPEVFISDRIPLEHYPQALEQFAAGVGRKIVVVP, from the coding sequence ATGAAGGCCGCCGTCATCGAGTCCGTGGGCCGTGCCGTCGTCACCGAGGTCCCCGACCCGACGCCCGGGCCGCGCGAGGTGGTCGTCGAGGTCGCCGCCTGCGGGCTGTGCGGCACCGATCTGCACATCCTGGGGGGCGAGTTCGCGCCCAAGCTGCCGATCGTGCCGGGGCACGAGTTCGCGGGCACGGTGGTCGGGGTGGGCGCCCAGGTCACGGAGGTCGCCGTCGGCGACCGGGTGGCGGTCGACCCGTCCCTGTACTGCCACGAGTGCCGCTACTGCCGCACCGGCCACAACAACCTCTGTGAACGGTGGGCCGCGATCGGCGTCACCACGGCCGGCGGTGCGGCGCAGTACGCGGTCGCGCCGGTGGCGAACTGCGTACGGCTGCCCGAGCACGTGCGCACCCAGGACGCGGCGCTGGTGGAGCCGCTGTCGTGCGCGGTGCGCGGCTACGACGTGCTCCGCGCGCGGCTGGGCGCGCACGTGCTGATCTACGGCTCGGGGACGATGGGGCTGATGATGCTGGAGCTGGCCAAGCGCACGGGCGCGGCCGGCGTGGACGTCGTGGACGTGAACCCGGCGCGCCTGGAGACGGCCCGGCGGCTCGGCGTCTCCGGGGCGGCGGCGAGCCCGGACGAGCTGGAGCGTCCGCAGGGCTGGGACCTGGTCGTGGACGCGACGGGCAATGCGGCGGCGATCCAGGACGGCCTGGACCGGGTGGCGAAGGCGGGGACGTTCCTGCAGTTCGGCGTCGCCGACTACGCGACCCGGGTCACGATCGACCCGTACCGGATCTACAACCAGGAGATCACCGTCACGGGGTCCATGGCGGTCCTGCACAGCTTCGAGCGGGCGGCCGAGCTGTTCGCGAACGGGGTGCTGGACCCGGAGGTCTTCATCAGCGACCGGATCCCGCTGGAGCACTACCCGCAGGCGCTGGAGCAGTTCGCGGCGGGGGTCGGGCGCAAGATCGTGGTGGTGCCCTGA
- a CDS encoding phage holin family protein: MTGTTDIRPVRDDGHHSVGELVGRATEQLSRLVRQELALAKEEFAEKGRRAGRGGGLLGAAGAFAYAGLLALAGTAVAALSLTLPVWAAALIVTAVLFAIAGLLGAAGRTQLRRAAPPTPEETLGSVRADVEEIRERAHR; this comes from the coding sequence GTGACCGGGACCACGGACATCCGGCCCGTCCGCGACGACGGGCACCACAGTGTCGGCGAACTCGTCGGCCGGGCCACCGAGCAGCTCTCCCGGCTGGTACGGCAGGAACTGGCCCTCGCCAAGGAGGAGTTCGCCGAGAAGGGGCGGCGCGCCGGGCGTGGCGGCGGCCTGCTCGGCGCCGCGGGCGCGTTCGCCTACGCCGGCCTGCTCGCCCTCGCCGGCACGGCCGTCGCCGCCCTCTCGCTGACGCTGCCCGTCTGGGCGGCGGCGCTCATCGTGACGGCAGTGCTGTTCGCGATCGCCGGCCTGCTGGGCGCGGCCGGCCGCACCCAACTGCGCCGGGCCGCGCCGCCCACTCCCGAGGAGACCCTCGGCAGCGTCCGGGCCGACGTCGAGGAGATCAGGGAAAGGGCGCACCGATGA
- a CDS encoding SRPBCC family protein — MTNETSKEFEIAREFEVDATPEEVWAAITTGTGGYLWPMEPPEPRVGGTGPFGSKVTAWDPPHRYTNRVEDVDGIAEQTLNQLDYTIEPRDEGRRAWVRYVHSGIFVDDWDNQYDGAAKHTDFYLHTLREYLVHFAPRPAAFATFDGPEASKAPDALAAVARALGVGEDVAAGTRVTVRGPDEFDAVVDFRDPYFIGLRTERGLTRVFGRNHWGHPVGVSLHDFTPGADIKECEAAWQGWLNEVFSRP, encoded by the coding sequence ATGACCAACGAAACGTCCAAGGAATTCGAGATCGCTCGCGAGTTCGAGGTCGACGCCACGCCCGAGGAGGTGTGGGCGGCGATCACCACGGGGACCGGAGGGTATCTGTGGCCGATGGAGCCGCCCGAGCCGCGGGTCGGCGGCACGGGGCCCTTCGGGTCCAAGGTCACCGCCTGGGACCCGCCGCACCGCTACACCAACCGCGTCGAGGACGTCGACGGCATCGCCGAGCAGACGCTCAACCAGCTCGACTACACCATCGAGCCGCGGGACGAGGGCCGGCGCGCCTGGGTGCGGTACGTGCACAGTGGCATCTTCGTCGACGACTGGGACAACCAGTACGACGGCGCCGCCAAGCACACCGACTTCTATCTGCACACCCTGCGGGAGTACCTGGTGCACTTCGCGCCCCGGCCCGCCGCCTTCGCCACCTTCGACGGGCCGGAGGCCTCCAAGGCCCCCGACGCCCTCGCCGCGGTCGCACGGGCGCTCGGCGTCGGGGAGGACGTGGCGGCAGGCACCCGGGTGACGGTCCGGGGACCCGACGAGTTCGACGCCGTGGTCGACTTCCGCGACCCGTACTTCATCGGGCTGCGCACGGAGCGGGGTCTCACCCGCGTCTTCGGACGCAACCACTGGGGCCACCCGGTCGGCGTCTCCCTGCACGACTTCACGCCGGGCGCCGACATCAAGGAGTGCGAGGCCGCCTGGCAGGGCTGGCTGAACGAGGTGTTCAGCCGGCCCTGA
- a CDS encoding DUF3618 domain-containing protein, whose translation MTDRTAADLRRQIEQTRHQLGATVEELAAKADVRGRTRARAADLLDRAGAMTVQLRSTASQAGHQIQERASRATDTVHAVQHRATHAGHAVQHRATHAGHAVEDRVPAPVRVPVRFAMRHPRPIVIVGAAGVALVAAGWLGRRRARR comes from the coding sequence ATGACGGACAGGACAGCTGCGGACCTGCGTCGGCAGATCGAGCAGACCAGGCACCAACTTGGGGCCACGGTCGAGGAGTTGGCGGCCAAGGCGGACGTGCGCGGGCGCACCCGGGCGCGCGCCGCCGATCTGCTGGACCGCGCCGGAGCGATGACCGTGCAACTGCGCAGCACGGCCTCCCAGGCGGGGCACCAGATACAGGAGCGCGCAAGCCGCGCGACCGACACCGTCCACGCCGTCCAGCACAGGGCGACCCACGCCGGTCACGCCGTCCAGCACAGGGCGACGCACGCCGGTCACGCCGTGGAGGACCGGGTTCCCGCCCCGGTCCGGGTGCCCGTGCGGTTCGCGATGCGGCACCCGCGGCCGATCGTGATCGTGGGCGCGGCGGGAGTGGCCCTCGTGGCGGCGGGGTGGCTCGGGAGGCGTCGGGCCAGGCGTTGA